The sequence below is a genomic window from Oscillatoria salina IIICB1.
AGCCCCTGAGAGGGAAAAACCTAAATAAATTGAGTAATTAGCGACTATCTACCTCGTAAACATTTGTAAAATAAATTAACAAATTATCATAGTCAGGGGTGAAACCGCTTTTGCGGCAGAGAACTCCTTCCCATCTAGTTTGGGTTGCTACCAAGGTCATTGAGGTCTGAATATTAATGAAACGACTTGTTATCACCGAGCGTGCTTGTTTGATAGGTCACGTTTTATCCTTAGTTTTCGGTTGGGCGGGGTTACTGATAGTGCTACCCAACCCGGACTTAATTGCCAGTTTGCCAGCGATCGGAGAAAAAGCGTTTGCTTGGTCAATGGCAGGAGGCGGAGTAGTGTATATGCTCTTAGGGACTGCTACTGTCGCCATTTACGCCTACCGTACCCTAGGGTTATGGCATTGGCTAACATTTATGCTACCTGCGGTATTTATTTCCTTGGGAAGCGAACTTTCGGGAACCAGTACCGGATTTCCTTTCGGTCACTATAGCTACCTAAGTGGTTTAGGCTACAAAATCGGAGGTTTAGTACCCTTCACCATTCCCCTATCGTGGTTTTATGTGGGCTTTAGCGGTTATGTTATTGCCCGTGCAGGATTAGAAAGGTGGCTGAAACCTAGCTGGTTACGAGACGTAAGTGCGATCGCCACAGGTTCTTTACTTTTAACAGTTTGGGACTTCGTTCTCGATCCTGCCATGAGTCAAATGTCCGTTCCCTTCTGGGTTTGGCATCAGCCGGGCGCTTTCTTTGGAATGCCTTATCAAAACTTTGTCGGTTGGTTTGCCACAGGTTGCGTATTCATGACAGTAGCAACCTTATTCTGGAAAAAATTCCCCACTCATCTGCCCAGCAAACAGCTAGGATTACCTCTAGCAGTTTATTTGAGCAACATCGCCTTTGGTGCAGTGTTGAGTTTAGCTGGAGGATTTTGGATTCCGGTAATTTTGGGCGTATCTTTGAGCATAGTTCCCGCTTTCATTCTCTATCGAACCGCTAACTCTACTCAAATCAGCGACTTAGAAAAACTCGCCGAAATCCAACAAGCGAAAGAAAAAACTGCCCAAGTACCAGTGGCATCTGTGGGAGTGATGCCTAAGTGAGCTTGTTGAATACTCCGATGATTGGCTTGATTAACTTCTTCAACCAGGAAACCTGGGGAATGTTTAGTCTGGGGCTATTACTGCTCCAGCTACCTGCCGCACTAATTTTACTTTCCCGCTTGTGCAAAGGACCTTGGCGTCGTCCTCCTCTCGAACCGAAAACGCCCATTCCCGAACTCGTGGGAGCAGTCAGCGTTGTTATTCCTACTCTGAACGAAGCTTTGCGAATCAGCCCTTGTTTAACTGGTTTAAGTCGCCAAAGCTACGAATTGCGAGAAATAATTGTTGTTGATAGTTACTCGCGCGATCGCACGCCGGAACTGGTAAAAGCAGCCGCGAATAAAGATCCCCGTTTTCGCTTGATTAACGATCCCGAATTACCTCCAGGTTGGGTAGGTCGTCCTTGGGCGCTACACAACGGTTTTTTGCACAGTTCCGCAAAAAGTAAGTGGATTTTGGGGCTAGATGCCGATACTCAACCTCAACTCGGTTTAGTGGCTTCTGTAGTGGAAGCAGCCGAGACGGATGGTTATGACTTAGTTTCCCTCTCGCCCCAATTTATCCTCAAATATCCGGGCGAGTGGTGGTTACAACCTGCGCTGTTGATGACTTTACTGTATCGGTTCGATCCCGCCGGAGCAAAAGCAGCAACTCCGGAGAGAGTCATGGCAAATGGACAGTGTTTTTTGTGTCGTCGGGAAGTTTTAGAGCAATTGGGAGGCTATGAAAGCGCCAAAGGTTCTTTTTGTGATGATGTCACCCTCGCCCGGAATGCGGCGGAGGCTGGGTTTAGGGTGGGATTTCTCGATGGCAAAAAAGTGATTAAAGTGCGGATGTACGAAGGAGCAGCAGAAACTTGGCGCGAGTGGGGGCGATCGCTGGATCTCAAGGATGCTTCTTCGTCTAGTCAGCTTTGGGGCGATTTGTGGCTATTATTTAGCGTTCAAGGATTACCTGTCCTAGTTGCGCCGATTTTATTAATTTTTGTCACACTTGGCTACAATTCCCCACCAGTAATGCTATCAGCAGGATTAAACTTATTTCTGTTGGTGATTCGCTTTGGCTTGTTATTAGCGATCGCGCCTTCTTACGATCGCACTAACTCCTTTATTGCTTCTTGGTTATTTTGGCTCTCTCCCTTTGCCGATCCCCTCGCAGTTTGGCGTATATTCTTATCAGCCTGGAAACAACCTACTCAATGGCGAGGTCGGGTTTATCAGTGAGCAGTTAACAGTTGGGAATTGGGGAGCGGGGATTGGGGACTGGGGAGTGGGTAATTAGTTTCTATCTAAAATCAAGGAGATTTGATTAGATGCCAACAAAACTTGTAGTAATTGGTGATAGCTTATCCCAAGGGGTAATTAGCGGTAGTATTACCAAAACCCAAGTTTCTTATCCAGCATTAATTGCTGAAGCTTTAGGATTAGAACCAATTAAAGTTCTTCAGTCTCGTAACGAAAATTACTTCCTAGTTCCTGACTTTGAAGGTGAAGGAGGTTTACCAGTAAATATGGAAAATATTCTCCGTTTACTGGTAAAAAGATATGGACAAAAAGTTAGTTGGTTGGACGTTTTTCCGGCTTTTTTAAGTGTCCGAAGTTTATTCGATCGCGTCGAAGATTATTGGGAACGAGGTGAGGGAACTAAACCTTCTCTTACTGGTCCGATTCATCACAATTTAGCGTCTTTGGGTTTTCAATTAGGTGACTGCGACACTATTACTGAAGCAATTTCTCGCGAAAATATTCCGGAATCTCAAGATGATTTTGTCGGACAAATTCCTGAATTTGCTATGTACCGTACAGCCAGACGGACATTAAATCCCCGCTTTGAAAAACGCTATGAAAATTTATCTCAAGTTGAAGCAGCAAAAGCCTTAGCTGTTGAGTCAGGAGGAATTGAAAATTTAATTTTCTGGCTGGGTTCTAATAATTGTCTTAGTACGGTTATTAATTTAAAAATGAAGTGGTCGTCTGAGGCGGATTTAAATAAATTAGCTCATCAACGGACAAATAATATTTGGCGACCAGAAGATTTTCAGAAATTACTAACAAGAATTGCGCCCAAAATTGACGAAATCGGCGCCAAAAATGTTTTTGTCGGGACAATTCCTCACGTGACGATCCCGCCTGTCAGTCGTGGCGTAAGTCCAGGGAAAATAGGGGATGAAGCATTAAGTGCGGACGGTTATTTCGAGTATTACACCCATTTTTGGATTTGGGACGAGGATTTTGCCAAAGCACCGAGAAACTTTCCTCATCTCACTCGCGAACAAGCCCGCGAGATCGATAATGTTATCGACCAGTATAATAGTGCGATCGCGGCGGAAGCGGAAAAACGAGGTTGGTACGCGATCGATATTTGCTCCGCGCTAGACAGAATTGCTTTTCGACGACGACAAGGAGCGATCGCCTACAATTTTCCACCAGAATTAATCGCAGCCCTGAAAGCTAATCCAGCTACGAAAGATCGAGTTACGGCTGAAGGTCGTGTTTTACTCGATACTCGCTATCTCCATCTCGATCTCGATAATCCCAATCCCTTACAAAAATATGAAGGAGGATTATTTGGAATTGATGGTTTTCACCCTACAACGGTTGGTTACGGATTAATAGCGCACGAGTTTCTCCAAGTAATGAAACAGGCGACAGATACCCAACCCTTAAACTGGGACAAAATTGTTGCGGCGGATAGTCTTTTGGTCGATCCGCCACTGAATTTGAAACACCTTCGCAGTACCCTAGGTTTTCTTTACCACCGCACGCCACTGCTCAAAATCATTGAAGTTGTCGGTGGTACGTTAACGAGTTGACAGTTTCGGGGACTGAGGACTGGGTGCAGTTATCACCCGAACAGGAAACAGGAAACAGTTTATTCGCTAATTGCTTCTTGTTTCCAATCTCTACTGATAAGGCGATCGGGTGAAAACCCCCTCTCCCTTTGAGTAACTAATCAACTCGTTCTAGCTGCCAAAGAATTTGATTACCTTCGCGTCGTACTCTGGAGACAACCCAGTTACGCCAGGGCCAGTTATCACCGCGACTGGTAACAGCACTAGCGTTAACATCCATTAGATCGGCGAGTTCAGAACTGGTGATCAAATAACCTTTAGTAGCTACTTCATCAGCGATCGCTAAGGTTTCTCTCAAATTTCGCAGTTGAGCCACCCTAACTTCACGGGGGACTGTTATTTCTTCCATCGTCGTCGTTGATAATGATTGGCTCATATCTTGCTCAAAATTGTCAGTGCTGGATTGTCTGTCTTTGTAAACTATCGTTACAGGGGCTTTGAAATCTGATAATCCTGCTACCGGAAGCTCGAAAGAACGATTATCTTCATCAGAATCGAGCAAAGAAAATTCTTGTAGCATATCAGGTATTTGTCCGCGAGCGAAGGCATTAGCGATCGCATCGCAGCGTTCATTGCCTTCGTCACCACTATGTCCCCGAATGTGCTGCCAGTCAATCAAAGGAGAATTTAATCGCTCGAGGGCTTCCCAGAGGTCTTTATTTTCCACTGGTTTACCTTGAGAGTTTTGCCAGCCTCTTTTTTTCCAATTATGAATCCATTGGGTAATTCCTTTTTGAACGTATTCACTGTCAGTATAAAGAGTAACTGGTTCAGTTTGGTTGCTACCAGCAAAAATTTTTAAAGCAGCGATCGCTGCTTGTAATTCCATGCGATTATTTGTCGTGGGCGCGACGCGATCGCCCATTTCAAATACGGACCCATCAGCAAAGTAAACTACTACTGCCCAGCCCCCAGGACCGGGATTAGCAATACAGGCTCCGTCGGTGTAAAAGCTTTTAATGGTGCGAGTTGATGACATTTTTTTACTCATTAACGACGAAAGAAACGAATTATTAGTAAAACTATTAAACCTGCGATCGCTCCGCTCAACACACTCAACACAAAAGCAGGAGTCAACACAAAAAATGTTTCTGAGACTGTCTGCGGTTGGCTAAGTATAACCGCCACTGAGATTTGCGAGATTGCTAATCCCGTGACGATAGCGACAACAGTAGCGTTGAGAGAGCGATCGCTGGCTGCTTGAGATATATTACTCGTTCCTTCTATGGTTCTGAGCAAGTTTTCTAGCAGTGTCAATCCTGGATTGAGATTTGCGTAATCTGATTGTATCTGTCGCCAATATCGCTCTCTAGCAAAATCACTAAATTCTTCTAAAAATTGTACCTCACCATTGTTATTTTCTAACTGTTTGAGGCGCTTTTGATAATTTTCTAGGCTTACTTCTATTCTGAGTGCTTGAGCGTTTAGTTCTCGTAAATCTGTGGCATAATCTGCCAACGTACTTAAACTCTCGGTGAGTAATTGCTGCAACTGCTGCAACTTGGTTTTATTTGTTCTCAGGCTTTTTGTTAATTTTGCTACTTTTTTTACTGCCTCTTGTACCCAGGCATAGTTTTCTTTTAATCTTATTTTTACCAAGTTACTTTGGTAATATGTCCAAATTATTTTATTCCGATAGCAAAATAAGCGAATTAGCTCGATATAAATATTTGGTATCTTTTTGCGAATTGAATTTATTGCTAAGTTATGAGGAAACAGTAAAATTAAGAGATGATAATTTTCTTTGCTTAAGTTTTCCCATCCTGAAGGTTGTTGCCAAAGTTCAAATACCGTGGCACCTAAAAATTTTCCTTGACCGTAATAATTTCTTTCCCAATCTGGTGATGGAGCTATTTCTTGATAGCACTTTTTGGCAATATTTTCAACCTCTAAAGCAGGTAAATTTTCAATTAATTGTCCCCAAACCATCCAGGTTTGCCCAATTTTACCTTGAGTTGATTTCCCACCCAAATGAGCAATTATTTGCTTTTTAATTTCTTTTAACTTACTAATATCTTGGGGCAAACTATTAGGTATTTGTTGGCGATCGTCAGTATAATAACCAGAACAATTTATTTGCAAAGCATAAGTATCTCCTAATTGGAGAGGATAATAATATCCATTAAGAGGAAGTTCAAATTTTTCAATTTGTTTCGAGCCGAGTAACTCAACAAAACCCGCATTGGAATTTTCGGAATCTACCAGTTTTTCTAAAAGATAATCATCGAGGGATTTTGAGGAAAAATTATACTCAGGATTAGCATAAATTTTCTGCCAAAATTCTCTTTGACTTGAGTTAATTTTTTTTTCTCGATCTCCCAAAGCTTCTCGAAAATCATAAATAAATAAATCTAATGTGGGATAGATTAGCTGAATTTGTTCCTTCATTCGAGTTGTCTGGGTAGGTGAAATTTTGAGTTTAATTGTTGTAGCTAAGGCTATTATTTTGGGGATTTCGCTCTTGCTTAAAAAAAATATCTTGTCAACAATTTTTGCTCATATACTGATTAATTACTATGTAAATAGAGTTGTTTTCAAAGGGCGCTTGAAAAGTTTCGGCTTTGTCTTCGCTCTATTGACAAAAAGGGGAAACTGAAGAAATCAAACTCCCCCTTCGATCTTGCCCTACCCACCAGAAAAAAGACAGTGAGGATGAGTAGGGGATCGACACTAACTAAATTGCGGTATTACCAACATCCTCTCAGTTTCTGGGTTTAACTGCTTGTAGCCAAGCAATTAAATTAACTTAGCATTGCATCGCGTCGCTTCGCTCTCGTTTCGGGATCGTCAGGTTTGATTTGCAGAGCTTTATCATAATCAGCGATCGCCTCTGCTATTCTACCTAGTCTTTTCAGTGCATTACCACGAGCTAGCCACGCTTTATGATAATCTGGTTTGACTTCTGTCGCTCGCTTATAAATCAAAACTGCTTCTTGGATACGTCCTAAGTTTAACAGTGCATTACCGTGGTTATACCACGATTTGTAACTGTCGGGTTTAATCTCAGTAGTTTTTTGGTAAGCAGCGATCGCCTCTTGCCAACGTCCCAGATTGTATAACGTATTGCCCTTGTTATACCAGCTTTGGTGGAAATCTGGCTTAATTTCTATCGCTCGCTCAAAACACGCTAGTGCTGCTTCGAGTCGCTCTAAATTCTTTTGCGCTAAACCTAAATTATTCCACGCTTCATAATAATCTGGCTTAATTTCTGTAGCTTTTTCATAACTAATTACTGCTTCTTCCCAACGTCCTAATTTCGCTAAAGCACTACCTTTATTATTCCAGCCTTGGTAGTAATTTTTATTTACTTCTAAAGCGCGATCGAAAATCCCTAACGCTTCGAGAAATTTTCCGGCTTTAGATTGCTCT
It includes:
- the rnhA gene encoding ribonuclease HI, which encodes MSSTRTIKSFYTDGACIANPGPGGWAVVVYFADGSVFEMGDRVAPTTNNRMELQAAIAALKIFAGSNQTEPVTLYTDSEYVQKGITQWIHNWKKRGWQNSQGKPVENKDLWEALERLNSPLIDWQHIRGHSGDEGNERCDAIANAFARGQIPDMLQEFSLLDSDEDNRSFELPVAGLSDFKAPVTIVYKDRQSSTDNFEQDMSQSLSTTTMEEITVPREVRVAQLRNLRETLAIADEVATKGYLITSSELADLMDVNASAVTSRGDNWPWRNWVVSRVRREGNQILWQLERVD
- the cruG gene encoding 2'-O-glycosyltransferase CruG, giving the protein MIGLINFFNQETWGMFSLGLLLLQLPAALILLSRLCKGPWRRPPLEPKTPIPELVGAVSVVIPTLNEALRISPCLTGLSRQSYELREIIVVDSYSRDRTPELVKAAANKDPRFRLINDPELPPGWVGRPWALHNGFLHSSAKSKWILGLDADTQPQLGLVASVVEAAETDGYDLVSLSPQFILKYPGEWWLQPALLMTLLYRFDPAGAKAATPERVMANGQCFLCRREVLEQLGGYESAKGSFCDDVTLARNAAEAGFRVGFLDGKKVIKVRMYEGAAETWREWGRSLDLKDASSSSQLWGDLWLLFSVQGLPVLVAPILLIFVTLGYNSPPVMLSAGLNLFLLVIRFGLLLAIAPSYDRTNSFIASWLFWLSPFADPLAVWRIFLSAWKQPTQWRGRVYQ
- the cruF gene encoding gamma-carotene 1'-hydroxylase CruF, which gives rise to MKRLVITERACLIGHVLSLVFGWAGLLIVLPNPDLIASLPAIGEKAFAWSMAGGGVVYMLLGTATVAIYAYRTLGLWHWLTFMLPAVFISLGSELSGTSTGFPFGHYSYLSGLGYKIGGLVPFTIPLSWFYVGFSGYVIARAGLERWLKPSWLRDVSAIATGSLLLTVWDFVLDPAMSQMSVPFWVWHQPGAFFGMPYQNFVGWFATGCVFMTVATLFWKKFPTHLPSKQLGLPLAVYLSNIAFGAVLSLAGGFWIPVILGVSLSIVPAFILYRTANSTQISDLEKLAEIQQAKEKTAQVPVASVGVMPK